The sequence catagaaaactaaagaataaacaacacgaaccctaccaaaaactaggggtgatctcaggtgctctggaagggtaagcagatcctgctccacatgtggcacccgaaAATGGAAGGAACTATTAACAAACACATGTAAAAAAGCAAATTCCATGCTAGGTTTCCTTAAGAGAAACCTACAGCACTGTCCTAGGGAATGCTgtaatataagttatatggttcgctactgaccccctacggatccatagggggttagtaaaatccatagggggtgaggccagagttttgttgaaaaataaacaatgaaacacaacaataTTAATAGACGACATCGCCATTAACACGTCacgaaccccatatgaaacttattaaccccatacggtctcatagggggtcaccacgtgatggcgtttaaccaatcacaacgtgataattcatctgtggtccgataaaACAGCATATAGCACTCGTGAGATCCATTATGGAGTACAGATCAATTATTTGGGACCCATATAACTAAAAAAGACATCGACAACTTAGAATCCATAAAAAAGGGCTAGATTTATCACCAAAGACTACAAATCAAGCGATGAAAGACGTATGACAAAAATGCTATCAGAACTTCAGATTAGGTAGCCGCAGTcaagatgacaaaaaaaaaacgactgATATTCTTCGTTGAATTGGTTGAGGGGAAGATACCAGCACTTCCACCTGACGATCTTATGAAATTCCATAGACCCAAACGACTAATAAGAGCTACAACATATAACAATTTTGTATATAAGAACATTATAGACCAACAAGTCTGTAGCAACAAAGGTGCGGTCATAGTTCCTAAAAGTATAACCGATCAGTTCAAAAACTCCAGCTTTGTGCGCACTGCAGTagatacaccttatcgctatttagtcaGGCCGCCAAAAATAGAGGTCATCAGTACTGAGCTGAGGGAGGAAAAACTTAAGAAAGCAATCATTAATAAACTTTGATAGAGTATGAtccaatttttcaaaattaaaattgaagtaaaaaatattgtgtttgaagtatttacagtagtttaaacaggtctcatGAAAAAGTATTATGCAcggtgaattgtttaaacagatagcttcaactggataaaaaagttgtgtaattttagaacttatcggaaatcagtggcggatccagaacttttccaaAGGGGGGGCCCTCTGACTGGCCGAAGAGATGGCCTGCTctagtcacgcttcagtgattcccaataaaatcaaccaaatttttcccacaaaagggcCCCCTCCCCCCCTTGTTCAGCCTATGGAAATGAATTCATATATCAGTTGTCACCACTCTCCAAATTCACTACAGGTCAATGATAAAATTTCTTCTCCTGTTCTTTTGTAGATGAATATCATATAGAGAATAACATGTAATCCAACATTGAACATTTCTTCATAATGTCCAGTATGTCTACTTTCACTTTTGTTCCCAGAGCATTTGTGTGTGAAAAAGAAAGTAGGTATAAATAGACAACTTGAAATATAACTACTAAAACTACTACTTGTTAAAGCAAATTATCTAATTAGAACAcaagaaaaatgtataaaataatgtaCCTTTTGTGTTTTATCTGTTTTGTCACAACATAAAAATACTTTCCCAAAAGCTCCTTCTCCAAGAGTCTTCTCCAGCTCAAACTCTATCGGACTTGCCGCAGCGGCCATTCTAATAACTTAAGTTTACAATGACTAAGAATTATAACATCTACATCTGAATTGCAGCCCTCTGGATATTGTAAGATTAAAGATTGACtgtcaaaattaaacaaacgaAACTCTACTACAGATTTTTATGGGTCACTGAATTTGACTTCTGGGTTCACAAGAAaaaagagttgtctcccattcgGCACATCCAGTCAGATGGGGGACAACTCTACAAATTTCATTTGTAAATCGAAATGCTGTCATTGACTTTAAAAGAGGTTAATTTTGAGTTAAAGATAAATTTAAGAATGCTGTGTCATCGACCACatttaattacaaatattttaaaacataacaacTCATCATCTCAACACACTCACTTGCTAGAATTAcctaaaaatattgaaacaaaaaaaaacaaatcaaagacaCTGTAAAATATGTGAAATCTCAGCTATAATTTGTTCACACAAACTTAATCACTATATGACACTAGGTGAATCCGGGTCCATCCCCCCTGATTCTGGTTCGCCCTAGTTTCTGTTCGCCCTAATAGCTGTTTGCCCTAGTCCGTTCGccctgattttatttttcagtataGTGTTGCGTTGTGTGTATATAATTGAATGTGTTGAAGTCAGTCTACAATTTTGCCGAATATTTACCATGTATCATGTTAACTTGTAACTTGTAAAGCTAGCTGCTTTACTATAATTTTTAACAAGCcaggaaattttttaaaatgctaTTATAAAAGAGATTGAAAGTGCAAAATTATATAGATATCTTGGAATCACATTTACATCTAGTGGTATTTTTAAGCAGTGTAAAGATGAATTATACAACAAATCTTTAAAAGCTTGTTTTAAGCTACAGAGATGCTTATTATttgattcatttatatgttgtaaACAGTTACATAGCTCtattgtaaatacatgtacatggtatTCTAGTATCGATTATATTCAGAGAGAGATTGAATTACCAAATTTTGACCAAttttatttactgtaaattaagatattattgcgtgcatttattattgcgattttgtcattttagtcttaaatgcgattttaatttttacgattttaagaaaaatcctgttaaatccatataaaatatttcaaaatgcgagtttaaattattgcgtttacaactcattcgcatttttcgcaataataaaaacctcgcaataatttctgaatttacagtaataaatataaatttggcaaatattctgtatttaacttttaatagatatacataaattttaaatatatatttcgttCATTgatgtaacatatacatatcaTAAATGAAAAGAGGGCGAACAGGCTATCAGGGCGAACAAACTCAGTGTGAACGAACCTAGGGCGAACATGTTATCAGGGCAAACGATCCCGATTCCACACTAGGTTAAGCAATTGCAAAGGAAAGATAAGATAAGAACATTTGTTTTAAGTCCGGTTACATGAAATACATGTACGGTGCAGTCCATGCACCCAAGACTTGTGACTTCACTTTCATGCAACTGATAAAACCAATAGTTAGATAATATTGTGTGAACACATTAAtaacatacttttatttcataaaatctttaatcTTATATTGGTTTCATCCTCTagattttttgtataaatgtgtGTTTAAAATAAGGGAAACCCTCGCCTGTTCAGAGAGTTCCTCCAATGTCTTGTGATTTCGAACATGCCTTTaaaaaatagcttattttgagTAAAGGAAAGATTTTATTCTACGAAATATAGCTAAGTTTGAACCAAATACACTGCCAAGGATGCAGagcaaaaattatttcaatctgaTATAAGTTGGAAGTAAAAAATTTAtctgatgatgttttttttttatggaaaatggCCAAATATGGCAAATCATAGGATTGCAGTTATTAATTATCTCTTGAacttatcaattttttatttttttttatcccttcaGAAGGcttaaaacaataacaagaacgattttgtttttttaactgttttgatatgaCAAAATCAGGTAATGCGCAATATCACAGGCTGCACAGACACGGGGGACTCCACTGAACTACAAACATATTAAGCTCTGTAGAGTTTTTTGCCAACATTAATAACCAtaacaaattaatttgaaacatttaacAGGCATGTGCTGGAAAGTAAACATCTGTATGTTGATGGTTTTCGGTAACAAAAGAAGAGAAGAAGAACAGCACATATAATATTAAGACATATACAGCACAcacaataaacaatataaagacAGCTATATTTCCAACACTAACTCACAAGTGCTTTGAGAATCATAAAATACTCTAacataaataattgaaaactcCAGAAAGAATTTAATGAATTCCAGATGTGATGACAAGATGCATCGACCATGCAAACATCTCTTGTCATCTATGCGTCTTTCAACCATGGGAATTCAGactcattcaaaattaaatttcaccAAAGGGAATAGGACAAACATCACAATATGGAATGTGTCATAAGTAGACTGACATTAAGTGCTGATTTGAATGTTCAATTTAATGTGATCAGCTGTTGGGGTACATGTATACACACTCTTTCCTACTTTTTCCTACTCTTCCCACTACCAACCATCTATATCCTAtcattcaaatgtattttaaaaccaACTACCCTCATGTTCTTGTTCCTTCTTATCAGACCTTAGTTTGCTATTTTTCACCAGTAACATGACATGATATTGGTTTCTTTCTTTTAGGCTGTTCACAAATTAAGAGATGGATCCATCACTGCTAAAGACTTGTGTGAGAAATGTATAGAAAGATTAAACAAAACCCAACAGTTAAATGCCTTTATCACAGAGTCTGTGGACGTTAGTAGAGATGCTGCTGCTGAAACTGataaaagaagacaaaaaagTATTTACATTTGATTATCTAAAAAATAGCAAACCCTCTAATATAGACACTATGTTAATAgagtattgaaatatttgtttgaggTAAAATATAAGTGATCAATCAATCAGTAAATCTATCAACCTCACAATAAAACTAGGTAAATGGCCACTTGGTTTCTAAAAGGTAGGGCATTCATATACAGTGACAAAAATAAGAAGCATACAGTGACAAAAATAAGAAGCAAACGATCTATTCATACtcaaaatacataattattataaacatttatttcaaatgttaactTGAAGTTTTCTTTTAACATGAACTGTGAATTTGCTAGATGTACATGCATTATAAGTCCTACAAAAGTAAGTGTGCTTACCTGAAAAAAGGGAAAAAGTTATATATCCCATTTGCATGCATTATAAATTTGTGCAGTGTAAAATAAAGGCTAAAGTCTTTTTGCTAACTGTCCTTAAGTGAATGAATGAATTGATATATGAATAAATGAGTAAATGATAGTAAATATCGGACACAACACATaaattatagtaaatttttgtaCTAGTATATAGCTGTTCAAACTCTTCTGATAAATAGCAACAGTGATAAAACCAAAGGACctaaaagtaaacaaaagtaAAAGTAGATTAGTGTCTGAGTTATTGTTGCATGGATGTCATGATATGCTACatctcttttatttatttttttataaatatcttaatcACAGGTAAACCAATGAGATGGAGAAAATTAGAAGGCCTCCCTATTGCTGTCAAAGACAATTTTTGCACTACTGGTATTAGGACATCATGTGCCACTACCATGTTACAGAACTACATCCCTCCCTACACTGCCACGGTGGTTCAACGATTACAAGATGAAGGGGCTTATCTCattggaaaaacaaatatggatgAATTTGCTATGGGGTAATTTGTGTATGGTAAAAAGCTATGTTTTAATATGAGCACATTTTAAGGAAATGAAAgctatttatttgatattaatctttcagaataaaaagtttattaattCTTTCAATTTATTCATTCTCAATTTCTGCACTAGGTGTCAGTATGATGAGAAGTCCCTTTAGTCACAGCAGTTTATAGATTTGTTAAAGgtgttaaaatatatgaaaatgatatcacTAGGAATGGATATACACAATGTTTGCAGAAAGTTTTAAGTATTGGGccatgtttaaactaaatgaaGGGCAGAACTATTATATCTAAAGATGGAAGTATCATTTAAGACTTATAAATATGACTTAAGtcacttaaaattaaaatgaataatccCTTTCACTAAATGAAAAGAtgactaatatattttttattgcttcaaaaatgtgaaataacattgaaaatataatcCATTATAACAGAGAATAGAAAGTTGCCAATACTCCACTTCAAACCGACATTTATTTCTTAGTTGAAGATTTTATAAATACTAGTATAATCAAACCTGTTTATAAAGTTCATCCTTGGAAACAGTTATAAGAGAGATGTCCTgtgaaaaatacataaacaatgtATAGTTATTACTGTAAGCAGGACAAGGTGACCTGACAAAAAAGCTTGTCACTAAATACTGTAGAGgtgatcatttttattttgactgtaaaatgtaatttaatatatacatgcatgATAAAAGTTTCTAAACAATATGAACACACAAGATTTGTATGATTACAGCTCAGGAAGTGTAGATGGTATTCATGGTCCTGTAAAAAATCCATGGAAGTATAAATTTACCAGTTCTAACCTAGAAAATCAACAGACCAAACCCATTGAACAAGTCAGTATGAGAAATTACCACACCTCAACAGATGATTGGCATATAGCTGGTGGCAGTTCAGGTGGCAGTGCTGCAGCAGTGGCATCAGGGGTTTGTTTTGGGtaatttaattcattaaattattGGCATGTGACTATGGAAGATTAGAAAAACATAAATCTGGCGACAATGCTGTAATTTGGCATCACTAGTATTGTTACTGTACTGTAGATATTTATAACATGTTCTCTATCTTTTTATTGATAGCTTTGAATTAACCTTGTCactacaaaaaagttaaattatttttattttattcatatacacTACTTTTTGAGGCCAATATTTACCATGTAGGTTTCTAAACATTAAAAGTTAACAAGAAACCCGAACCTATCAATTGACATGAAATAATTGATTGTTCATTGTAGGGCACTGGGGTCAGATACTGGAGGCTCCACAAGGAACCCAGCAGCTTATTGTGGTGTTGTAGGATTAATTGATTGTTCATTGTAGGGCACTGATGTCAGATACTGGAGGCTCCACAAGGAACCCAGCAGCTTATTGTGGTGTTGTAGGATTAATTGATTGTTCATTGTAGGGCACTGATGTCAGATACTGGAGGCTCCACAAGGAACCCAGCAGCTTATTGTGGTGTTGTAGgattaattgattgtttattGTAGGGCACTGATGTCAGATACTGGAGGCTCCACAAGGAACCCAGCAGCTTATTGTGGTGTTGTAGgattaattgattgtttattGTAGGGCACTGGGATCAGATACTGGAGGCTCCACAAGGAACCCAGCAGCTTATTGTGGTGTTGTAGGATTAATTGATTGTTCATTGTAGGGCACTGATGTCAGATACTGGAGGCTCCACAAGGAACCCAGCAGCTTATTGTGGTGTTGTAGgattaattgattgtttattGTAGGGCACTGGGGTCAGATACTGGAGGCTCCACAAGGAACCCAGCAGCTTATTGTGGTGTTGTAGGATTAAATGATTGTTCATTGTAGGGCACTGGGATCAGATACTGGAGGCTCCACAAGGAACCCAGCAGCTTATTGTGGTGTTGTAGGATTAAATGATTGTTCATTGTAGGGCACTGGGATCAGATACTGGAGGCTCCACAAGGAACCCAGCAGCTTATTGTGGTGTTGTAGGATTTAAACCAACCTATGGCATGTTATCCAGACATGGGTTAGTTCCCCTTGTCAACTCCATGGATGTTCCAGCTTTGTTTAGTAAAACAGTGGATGATGCAAGTATTTTGTTCAGTAAGTTTAGGCAGATATTTTCATCTGTATGTCCAACTAAAATATTACTTGAGTTTTCAGATTTACCCTTATCCTTATTTTCCAATTTGTTTCTCCCTAGATATCCAACGCCCTCTGTACAACTACGTTCAGCTCGTACTGGACCTGATGACCCTTGAATTTGAACGAATTTTCAGCCTTTTTAATCTTTTTCTTCAAAGTATGGGTGGTATCTGTGAAAGAGGTTTCAATACCCGACAGTCTAGTATCCATATATGTCTTTAGAAGCGAAAATAAGTCTGCATTAGACATTTCATGCAGATTTCTAGTAGACGTACCTTGTTCACTCGCTAAATCTAAGGTTTCCTCCTCCATATCAGACATTGTCAATGTAAGTCTACGGCAATGCAggtataaataacaaaaactatGTGTGTACATGCGAATGGTCAACGCCCTTATCGATAATTTCAAATCGAGCCCACCATATTTAAATACACTCAGGTTCATAAAACTGGTTACAAttctattgttatatttatagaatTATCATACGATAAAATTCTTTCGTGACgtacataaatatatgtatatatgtgtaaACTGTTTAATTAGTGAATTACTTCCCCTTGACCTTCAGTACATTCCAGTCATCTTTTATAGAAATTAATTACTTCATCAATTGTTGTTATTCTAAGCTAAGAAGATAAAAGACTTTCAAAAGATAAacgttgatatttttatttcagatgtaATGGCGGGTCATGATGTGCATGATTCTACAACTGTAACTGACGAATTTAAATACTTTACATTGCCTgataatatagatataaaagatcTTCATATAGGTATACCTAAGGTAGGATAGCTTTATATAAACATTAGCTGGATgaatagttgtttcattagcactcaaaccacatcttcttatatttttaattatattttatgtaatcACTATTGAGTTTTAAATATatctcaaatatatttatttgtccaTCAACAAACTTGTGCTAGGATGCTATTCATCTATCCACGGACACACATTGAAAGTGTTTTCAGCAGATCAGCTGTGGTGAGAAAAAGTGTTGTgaagaattattttatttaaggaatgactgtcctgtaatatattttctgtctataaagaaataacataaaaaatgtggtgcacactgaataacctgCTTAGCtggttattttaaagtgtgcaccacctttttcatgttattttgaatagacagaaaaaatattacagttatttcttataatttaattcaaaattccattttaaaccggagtaaaccattaaaaaacgttgatgacatcACGATCACATGACTAATTATTTTATGagttgataaacaaaacaacgccagccaatcagaagatgtgttacatccaaaattaatttatatttgtataaagagAAAACAATTGGTGACCTATTTGCATGAAGATAGTTTTTCTAATTGATTGatgtttatgtatattgttatgcgtttacttttctacattggttagaggtaaagggggagggttgagatctcaaaaacatgtttaaccccgccacatttttgcgcctgtcccaagtcaggagcctc is a genomic window of Mytilus trossulus isolate FHL-02 chromosome 1, PNRI_Mtr1.1.1.hap1, whole genome shotgun sequence containing:
- the LOC134713181 gene encoding glutamyl-tRNA(Gln) amidotransferase subunit A, mitochondrial-like — its product is MLSLTLKEAVHKLRDGSITAKDLCEKCIERLNKTQQLNAFITESVDVSRDAAAETDKRRQKSKPMRWRKLEGLPIAVKDNFCTTGIRTSCATTMLQNYIPPYTATVVQRLQDEGAYLIGKTNMDEFAMGSGSVDGIHGPVKNPWKYKFTSSNLENQQTKPIEQVSMRNYHTSTDDWHIAGGSSGGSAAAVASGVCFGALGSDTGGSTRNPAAYCGVVGFKPTYGMLSRHGLVPLVNSMDVPALFSKTVDDASILFNVMAGHDVHDSTTVTDEFKYFTLPDNIDIKDLHIGIPKEYHAPGLSQDVHNAWEEAADMFEKAGAKVTQVSLPHTQYSILCYIVLNCCEVASNMARYDGIEFGHRAPNEDSTEELYAATRHEGFNDVVRGRILVGNYFLLRQNYEKYFAKAMQVRRLISEDFKKVFASGVDILLTPTTLTTAPTYKWFTERDNRTSSEEQDIFTQPVNMAGVPAISVPSKLSADGLPIGLQFIGQNFKDKELLTIAKWYEQQVQFKQLNLDYLDNVS